The Vigna unguiculata cultivar IT97K-499-35 chromosome 6, ASM411807v1, whole genome shotgun sequence genome contains a region encoding:
- the LOC114186596 gene encoding reticulon-like protein B6, translating into MDVADSDFLSNKEFDDEDSEFETDFERYFVFSTAKNRFFGRKIPLRVTLGSGLIADIILWRKKKISLSVLVGVTLIWLLFKRMDYTVISFICDSLMLLMAMLFIRSLLTSVIRILPPLELSSFLLPKGLLVNTAISVTRILNNLLITFGIIASGQDLKKFILVTGTLGAISFLDYRYPAATLIYIASVILLIVPVVYEKHGDIIDILAERTLFELNNLYENLMMKIFGKSQPSQEYIQD; encoded by the exons ATGGATGTTGCAGACTCGGATTTTCTCAGTAACAAAGAATTCGATGATGAAGACTCTGAATTTGAGACTGATTTTGAGAGATATTTTGTGTTCTCCACTGCCAAGAACCGCTTCTTTGGCCGGAAAATACCTCTTCGTGTTACCCTAGGCTCTGGACTGA TCGCTGATATTATACtctggaggaagaagaagatctCATTAAGCGTTCTTGTTGGTGTAACTTTGATATGGTTGCTTTTTAAGAGGATGGATTACACCGTGATTAGTTTCATTTGTGACTCTCTCATGCTTCTAATGGCAATGTTATTCATACGGAGCCTTTTAACATCCGTCATTCGCAT ATTACCACCACTTGAATTATCATCATTCCTCTTACCCAAAGGATTGCTTGTCAATACAGCTATTTCAGTGACACGTATACTTAATAATCTACTCATAACATTTGGGATCATAGCTTCCGGACAAGATTTGAAGAAATTTATCTTG GTCACAGGGACATTAGGAGCTATCTCATTTCTTGACTATCGGTACCCTGCTGCAACTCTAATCTACATAG CATCTGTGATATTGCTGATAGTGCCAGTGGTATATGAAAAGCATGGGGATATTATTGATATCCTTGCTGAAAGGACCCTGTTTGAGTTGAATAAtctatatgaaaatttgatgaTGAAGATTTTCGGGAAATCGCAACCCTCGCAAGAGTACATTCAGGATTAG
- the LOC114186629 gene encoding uncharacterized protein LOC114186629, translating to MLGMATLTLGSSTTMVAQNHAQQHHATTLASVNGHRRYSVSNRTHSSSMSLVSPTNKSFTFLSSFKESAPARPFTTAVASVDSDQLNSSDPPTKNEANKYYFVVANAKFMLDEEEHFQEQLFERLRLFGERNQEQDFWLVIEPKFLDKFPNITKRLKRPAVALVSTNGTWIKFMKLRLDRVLSDSFEAETLEEALAFNPTDLKFEKPEKWVAPYPKYESGWWEPFLPPVQNEVKP from the exons ATGCTTGGTATGGCCACTCTTACTTTGGGTTCATCAACCACAATGGTGGCTCAGAACCATGCTCAACAACACCATGCCACCACTCTTGCCTCAGTCAATGGACACAGAAGGTACAGTGTTTCCAACAGGACTCACTCCTCTTCCATGAGTTTGGTGTCTCCCACCAACAAAAGCTTCACCTTTCTCTCTTCCTTCAAGGAATCAGCACCTGCACGCCCCTTCACCACAGCTGTTGCATCTGTTGATTCTGACCAGCTCAACTCATCTGATCCTCCCACCAAG AATGAAGCAAACAagtattattttgttgttgcaaATGCAAAATTTATGTTGGATGAGGAGGAGCATTTCCAGGAGCAATTGTTTGAGCGGCTCCGTCTCTTTGGGGAGCGTAATCAAGAACAGGATTTCTGGCTTGTCATTGAGCCTAAGTTCTTGGATAAGTTCCCTAACATTACCAAGAGGTTAAAGAGACCTGCTGTTGCTCTTGTGTCAACCAATGGTACCTGGATCAA GTTCATGAAGTTGAGACTGGACCGAGTTTTATCTGACAGTTTTGAAGCTGAGACTCTAGAAGAAGCATTAGCTTTCAATCCTACTGATTTGAAGTTTGAGAAGCCTGAGAAATGGGTGGCACCCTATCCCAAATATGAATCTGGATGGTGGGAACCCTTCTTGCCCCCTGTTCAGAACGAGGTGAAGCCTTAA